In the genome of Acidobacteriota bacterium, one region contains:
- a CDS encoding SpoIIE family protein phosphatase, which produces MNANAVTATAPLAPLALIADDHPDVLAALRLLLKNAGFQTEAVSSPARLLDALTQRSFDLVLMDLNYTRDTTSGAEGLDLLARIRAFDQTLPIVAMTAWGSIELAVEAMRRGVGDFILKPWDNARLLQTLRAQLDAGRQRRLERQQQTQRDEAQARELAAALEIQKSLLPHTIPTLRGCELATAWQPVRSVSGDFFNVLQFDERKLAFCIGDVSGKGMPAALVMSNAQALIKAFASPQCEPRDLCAQVNRALSVQLNSGKFVTFFYACYDSANRKLRYTNAGHNAPLLVRRDGACVPLQKGGTVLGLFSESRFEQGEVQLGAGDRVLLYTDGITEVVNAAGEEFGEDRLLAFVRAHRKLSAMSLQERLLAAATEFCGGDFQDDATLLVLAVA; this is translated from the coding sequence ATGAATGCCAATGCCGTAACCGCCACCGCGCCGCTCGCCCCACTTGCTTTAATCGCCGATGACCATCCGGATGTATTGGCGGCGTTGCGCCTGTTGCTGAAAAACGCGGGCTTTCAGACCGAAGCCGTGAGTTCGCCGGCGCGGTTGTTGGACGCCTTGACGCAGCGTTCGTTCGATCTGGTGCTGATGGATTTGAATTACACGCGCGATACCACGTCGGGTGCGGAGGGGCTGGATTTGCTGGCGCGGATTCGCGCGTTTGATCAGACGCTGCCCATCGTGGCGATGACCGCCTGGGGCAGTATCGAACTGGCCGTTGAAGCCATGCGGCGCGGGGTCGGCGATTTCATCTTGAAGCCCTGGGACAATGCGCGCCTGTTGCAGACCTTGCGCGCGCAACTCGACGCGGGCCGCCAGCGCCGGTTGGAACGTCAGCAACAAACGCAACGCGACGAAGCGCAGGCCAGGGAGCTCGCCGCCGCGCTCGAAATTCAAAAGAGCCTCTTACCGCATACCATCCCGACGTTACGTGGCTGCGAATTGGCGACGGCTTGGCAGCCGGTGCGTTCGGTGAGCGGCGATTTTTTCAACGTGCTGCAATTCGATGAACGCAAGCTGGCCTTTTGCATCGGCGACGTGTCGGGCAAGGGGATGCCCGCCGCGCTGGTGATGTCGAATGCACAGGCGCTGATCAAAGCTTTCGCCTCGCCGCAATGCGAGCCGCGCGATTTGTGCGCGCAGGTCAATCGTGCGCTCAGCGTCCAGCTCAACAGCGGCAAGTTCGTCACCTTCTTTTACGCCTGTTATGACAGCGCCAATCGCAAGCTGCGTTACACCAACGCGGGGCACAACGCGCCTTTGTTGGTGCGGCGCGACGGCGCGTGTGTGCCGTTGCAAAAGGGCGGCACCGTGCTCGGCCTTTTCAGCGAGAGCCGGTTTGAACAGGGCGAAGTGCAACTCGGCGCGGGCGACCGCGTGTTGCTTTACACCGACGGCATTACCGAAGTCGTCAATGCGGCGGGCGAAGAGTTTGGCGAAGACCGCTTGCTGGCGTTCGTGCGGGCGCACCGCAAGCTGAGCGCCATGTCCTTGCAAGAACGCCTGCTGGCCGCCGCGACAGAGTTTTGCGGCGGCGATTTTCAAGACGATGCGACGTTGTTGGTCTTGGCGGTCGCTTAG